The following coding sequences are from one Lolium rigidum isolate FL_2022 chromosome 6, APGP_CSIRO_Lrig_0.1, whole genome shotgun sequence window:
- the LOC124661454 gene encoding quinone oxidoreductase-like: MTTCSHLTRLPLPLSFSPCATSTFKPAAAATRLHCRCSTADTPEMVKAIRVHELGGPEAMRWEEVEVGEPKDGEIRVKNTAIGVNFIDVYFRKGVYPAPLPFTPGMEAVGVVTAVGPGLTGRKVGDVVAYAGKPMGSYAEEQILPANVAVPVPSSIDHKTAAAIMLKGMTVHVLVRRVFKVEAGHTVLVHAAAGGVGSLLCQWANALGATVIGTVSNEEKAAHATQDGCRHVIMYTKEDVATRVKEITEGKGVNVVYDSVGKDTYKASLQSLAPHGYLVSFGQSSGSPDPISMGDLAPKSLFLTRPSMLHYTGTRDELLQSAGEVFANVASGVLRIRVNHTYPLQEAARAHADLEARKTSGSILLIPDN; this comes from the exons ATGACGACGTGCTCGCATCTCACTCGACTACCATTACCACTCTCCTTCTCCCCTTGTGCCACCTCCACCTTCAAGCCTGCTGCTGCCGCTACCCGCCTCCACTGCCGCTGCTCCACCGCAGACACGCCGGAGATGGTGAAGGCCATCAGGGTCCACGAGCTCGGCGGCCccgag GCGATGCggtgggaggaggtggaggtgggggaGCCCAAGGACGGCGAGATCCGGGTCAAGAACACCGCCATCGGCGTCAACTTCATCGACGTCTACTTCCGCAAGGGGGTCTACCCCGCGCCACTCCCATTCACACCAG GTATGGAAGCTGTTGGCGTGGTGACCGCAGTAGGGCCTGGCCTCACCGGCAGGAAAGTCGGGGATGTTGTCGCGTACGCAGGCAAGCCTATGGGTTCTTATGCCGAAGAGCAGATTCTTCCAGCCAATGTGGCTGTTCCTGTTCCGTCTTCGATAGACCATAAGACGGCGGCTGCTATCATGCTCAAGGGGATGACTGTACATGTTTTGGTGCGCCGTGTGTTCAAG GTCGAAGCTGGTCATACTGTTCTGGTCCACGCTGCTGCTGGTGGAGTCGGTTCACTCCTTTGTCAGTGGGCGAATGCCCTTGGCGCCACTGTCATCGGAACCGTCTCAAATGAAGAGAAAGCTGCGCATGCGACCCAAGATGGGTGTCGCCATGTGATCATGTACACCAAGGAAGATGTCGCGACGAGAGTCAAGGAGATTACGGAGGGAAAAGGTGTCAATGTGGTCTATGATTCCGTCGGAAAGGACACGTACAAG GCCTCTCTGCAATCCCTGGCGCCCCACGGCTACTTGGTGTCATTCGGGCAGTCCTCGGGCTCGCCCGACCCTATCTCGATGGGGGATCTGGCTCCCAAGTCTCTGTTCCTAACGAGGCCTAGCATGCTGCACTACACAGGCACTCGCGACGAGCTGCTCCAGTCGGCTGGTGAGGTGTTTGCCAACGTGGCCAGTGGAGTGCTGCGCATCCGCGTGAACCACACCTACCCACTGCAGGAAGCGGCCCGTGCCCACGCCGACCTCGAGGCCCGGAAGACCTCCGGGTCCATATTGCTCATCCCGGACAACTAG
- the LOC124663820 gene encoding uncharacterized protein LOC124663820, giving the protein MASYVSERRRELFQKDLASSVAQETGEETEERLTSMAAPQRVVVMRHGDRLDHAEPMWPANKPRPWDPPLTDAGILRAWTVGKRIRAQAAADGYQLHRVLVSPFFRCLQTAAQAVAALCAVPDDAALAAAVESSANVPLDTSRVKVSIEYGLSEMMNAEAMGVFVSQVVPSVDTWFPDLAELEAVLPTGTIDHSTKPLYPEVPKWGESVRAARTRYASVIKALADKYPDENLLLVTHGEAVGSSVACFGTGVEVYDVEYCAYSLLKRQAEGEGESESGESLLKLLTDRSGPTTGIHYLLP; this is encoded by the exons ATGGCCAGTTATGTTTCAG agagaagaagagagtTGTTTCAAAAGGACCTGGCTTCTTCTGTTGCCCAAGAAACAGGGGAAGAAACAGAGGAGAGGTTGACGTCAATGGCGGCACCGCAGCGCGTGGTGGTGATGCGCCACGGGGACCGGCTGGACCACGCGGAGCCGATGTGGCCGGCCAACAAGCCGCGGCCCTGGGACCCGCCCCTCACCGACGCCGGCATCCTCAGGGCCTGGACCGTCGGCAAGCGCATCCGggcgcaggccgccgccgacgGCTACCAGCTCCACCGCGTCCTCGTATCCCCCTTCTTCCGCTGCCTCCAGACCGCCGCCCAGGCCGTCGCAGCCCTCTGCGCCGTGCCCGACgacgccgcgctcgccgccgccgtcgagtccAGCGCCAATGTGCCCCTCGACACATCCCGCGTCAAG GTGTCAATTGAGTATGGATTGTCTGAGATGATGAACGCCGAAGCAATGGGCGTTTTTGTTAGCCAGGTTGTGCCCAGCGTCGACACGTGGTTTCCTGACTTGGCAGAACTCGAAGCCGTCTTACCAACAGGAACCATCGACCATTCTACCAAGCCCCTCTACCCGGAG GTACCCAAGTGGGGAGAGTCTGTCAGGGCGGCAAGAACTAGATACGCCAGTGTAATCAAGGCCCTTGCTGACAAATATCCCGACGAGAACTTACTTTTAGTAACGCACG GTGAGGCTGTTGGTTCATCGGTGGCGTGCTTCGGGACGGGTGTGGAGGTCTACGATGTGGAGTACTGCGCATACTCTCTTCTTAAAAGGCAAGCTGAGGGCGAgggtgagagtgagagtggtgaGAGCCTACTCAAGCTCTTGACGGATAGAAGTGGTCCAACAACAGGCATACACTACCTCCTCCCCTGA